The DNA sequence aagcgtggcgagagGGTCTCCAACCCATTGACCCTAACCCGGCCCCTGACCCAGCTCCCAACCTGGCACCAACCCGGTCCCCAACCCAAAGACACTAACCCTAATCACTCGAAACCCTAAGCCTGAAGAGCGCCTCCCATTAGCCTTAGCCCTTCACCCTTCACCTTTCGCACTTCGCCGTGAAcccttcgcccttcgcccttAGCCTTCGTCACTCGAAACCCTTCACTCTTGGTTCTAAAGCTCCttcgtttctttctccctttctcccTCCGTTTCTTTCATTCACAGAAACTCAGCCAAAAAACCCTAGCACTGTAAGCCTACACCACCGCCGCCGCAAGGAGTGGCATACTGCTGCCGTCCGTCTGTCTATCTTGCTTCCCTCgtgctccaagtcttcaacccccGTTCGCTGTCACCGATCACAGCTGCTTTCTTGAGCTCGGCAtccgtcgtctttgtctgctcagcTGCGCTTTTGCCGCCGTTGGTTGCCGTTAACGTTCGTGTCTTCGTTCAGCCGTCGTCTTCGTTTGTGTTCTTCGCCGTTCAAGTTTGCTCGGCGTTCACCATTCGCGTTCACTCGCCGTTCACCGTTCGCATTCGcgttcgtctggaagccacgttgcCCTGCTTCAAACTCTACAACCAACCCGTGCGCTCCACCTAGCCGTCGAACTGCTCTCTTTTGTCGCCGCCGTGAGTTCTCTAAACACAccaccagacaatacactcacacaacaccaatactctgcttgaaactctgcaacttcttatttctattacaataagtaactATTTAATTTGGCAGTGGTTTGGATCTTTTTCATAGACTGAATTAATGTATACAATattatgttctcttctctatcacattgatactaagctttgaattctcttatttcgtttcaagtttaccgcactcaacatgttggatgaaatgctttaaccatatttcgGGTTGGTTTTATGAATAATCTTGATACTAGTATCTAGTAAGCTAATTTTATGAAACTATCCTTATTTAGTTATACTGAATTACCACTTATTTATGTTTTCCACTCTATTGTTCAGCATAATTAGTTTAAAGATATAATTggtcaaaaataattaatattttcttgatatttaaaTGTGACAGGTAATTTTAAACATGAAAAAGAACTTCTAAAATGGCAGATACAAAAGAAATTGAAGGGTAACTTTTCTGGTGGAAATTGGGTTATGCTGGACTAGTATTTCGTTTTCCCCCCTTTGATTAGTTCTTTTGGGATTTTGATAACTTGTGAAGGgttattttaacttacaagttTGTTATTTTGAAATACGCAAGCATTCACAGGTGACGGTAGAAATACTGAAACAAATTTTTTGTTCCTCATAGATAATTTGCTTATCTTGAACATTTTATGAAATCATGGAGATGTCTGATGGAAAGACTGTAAAACTGTTTCAATGTATGGTTTATGCAAAGGAAATCACCTTGCTTTTGTTTATTATCTAACTTTTGCCTCTTACTATTTTGTTATAAACCTTTTCCCTATTTCAGAGATGCCCGGAACAGCAAAGTTGCTCTGTTTGACGGCATTGAGGAGGGAGGCATCCGAGCATCATCAATTTACTCCTCCTATAATGAAATTGATGAAAAAGATAACGAACGAGCAATGGGTGGATTGCAAGATAGAGTCAGTTTGTTGAAAAGAGTaagtttaatttttcttgtaaaataatctaGACCTAAGTTTGTTCTTCCTGTATATTATACTTGAAGAACGCTGTGAATTATGATCATTTCctcatttatttcttttcaacTGTTGATAACCTTCTTATTATTTTGATGTGTTAACGTGTTGTTGATGTGATTGTAACAGATCTCAAGTGATATACACGAGGAGGTGGATAGTCATAACCGGATGTTAGACCACATGGTTTGCatataactataaaaaatatttaccattTGCACTGCTActtttttgttcttctttgatAAAATGTTGGTATTTGTTTAAGGGAATGACATGGATTCTTCAAAAGGAGTTCTTTCAGGAACTATGGACAAATTCAAAATGGTATGTGGATTGTGGAATTGTAAAACCCTATGGCTTTTGCAGTAGAGTTTTCATctggttctgatttttctttgtaTTTGTTTTCTTCTCTACTTTTTTCCCCACTCTTTTAATTATGTTGTACCTTCTTTCAGGTCTTTGAGAAAAAATCCAGCCGAAGAACGTTTTCACTTATAGAATCCTTTGTTGTGCTTTTCCTTATAACATACTTTTTTATGTTGTAATTCAGGCCCGTGAATTCCTTCCAAATGGGGTGATCTCAACCAGACCCAAATTTTTGCTAAGATTGAAATGTTGAGGTGATTTTGATGTCTTCATAGTGTTAACTTTTCTCTTTTAAGATATAATCTTATTGACTATGCTGATTCAATCTTATGTCTATGTTGAAATTAGGGCCTGACCCATTTTAATGAGATTCTATGAGAAGCTGATGGTATTATCCAATCTCGTGGTAATTTGGGCATTGATCTTCCACCAGAGAAGGTTAGTTTTGCCTTTGAAATTCATTTTGTTGTTTGAATGACTCATGTTGTGGGTGTAAATAGCTATGTTTGTGGTCATGTGGATAATGCATTTGatatttgaataaattaaaacaaatggATGCTTCCATATGTTTAAAAAAGGTTTAAAATAGTACATCTAATTTTACAAATTTTCTTTGAACTGAACCACATTTATGATTGTTGCCTCTGCCATGCTTCTTATTGTAAATGTATAATTATATTTGCTTTGTGAATGGAAagtcaatattaattaattttgatttgctTTTGTAGGTGCTTTTATTTCAAAAATCTGCCCTATACAAGTGTAATATGGCTGAAAAACCTGCTGTACTTACACGTGTTGTGGATAGTATGACTGACAACTTAAGACCCACTCGTGCTGAAGCCACTGATGTTGCCAATGCTGTTTTGGATGGTAAGTTACCAGCTGTATGATGCCACATGTAATGattaagccatttttttattgaatttactGATCCCATTTTTCGTGCGCTTGAAGCTGTAACTGTATTCTTCTGAATGATTTTTGGTTTCTATTTTCAGTTATAACTACTTATTGGGTTcatatttgttgaatttttaaacaAACATACAGGTAGTGATGCAATACTTCTGGGTGCTGAGACCTTGTGTGGGTTGTACCCTATTGAGACTATTTCCACTTTTGGCAGAATTTGTTCAGAGGTAATTTCATTTCATATCTCAGTGGAATAATCAATAATACACTATGGTATGACTGAC is a window from the Arachis hypogaea cultivar Tifrunner chromosome 17, arahy.Tifrunner.gnm2.J5K5, whole genome shotgun sequence genome containing:
- the LOC112763453 gene encoding bet1-like SNARE 1-1, yielding MADTKEIEGDARNSKVALFDGIEEGGIRASSIYSSYNEIDEKDNERAMGGLQDRVSLLKRISSDIHEEVDSHNRMLDHMGNDMDSSKGVLSGTMDKFKMVFEKKSSRRTFSLIESFVVLFLITYFFML